From the genome of Marinitoga litoralis:
TTATTTTTAAATTAATACTATTTTCATATTCAACAATTTCATTATATTTACTACATTTATTATCCTCTGTTAAGTATTCACATTGATTTTTTTCTTCATTCCATTTTCCATAGTAACATGGTGTGTGTTTGCAACAATAACCACATTGAACACATTCTGGACATTTTTCTTCTTCCATATTCATTTTTTCAAATAATTCTTCTAAATCATCTACAAATTCTTCTTCATTATCAAAAAACACAATTTCACCTCGTTTTTGTATTAGTACATAATACTAAAATATTATTATAATATATTATAATATATTTAGTTTTTTTTCTTTCTATAAACTATTGGGTAAATTATTCCTAATAAAATAGCTATTATACTTACGCTAGATAATACAAAGGATACGTTATTTCCAAAAATAGCAGAATATCCGCTAGAAATGAGATTTCCTATAGCCCATGCAAATCCCATTGATACAGAAGATGCAAAACTTTTATTTTTTGGCATTAAAAATTGAGCTTCAACTAAATTAGCAGACATTGTTAAAAATCCAAAAGCATCAAATGCAGCAAATGCCAAAACTCGTGTAAATTCTGAGTTCATATATAGCAATAATAATCCAAATATTCCCATTCCAAGAAATCCTATTAAATTAATAATCCTAATGCCAATTTTTTCTCTTAAAATAGATCCATAATAATTTGTAAACATACCAATTATCATACCTATACTTAATGTTGCACCGCCTATAACTAAACTGGATCCTTTTAAATTAACATATATTGGAACAAAAGTATGAAAAATATCCATAATAAATCCTCTTAGAACCACCATTAAAAAAACGGGCAATAATATTATTACTTCATTAAAAGCTGGAAATCTTTTTTCAGAAATTTCAGGTTTTTCATAATGCCATAATTTTTTGTAGAATATAATTAAAAATAATAAACTGAATATACCAACATAATACAATTTATCTAGTCCAAAAAAATTCACATATGTAGTTATAAAAATAGGACCTAAAGCAGCACCAAATGTTCCAAAAACTGAAAACCAGGCTATATGAGACCCTTTGTTTAATCTTCCTGCAAAACTTGCGCCAACAGGGTGAAATGCAGAATTAAATAGTCTAATAAAGAATATAATAATTATTAATATAGAAAAACTATTAATAAAACCTAATATAGAAATTAAT
Proteins encoded in this window:
- a CDS encoding MFS transporter codes for the protein MTFAISLAHFLADFLNSFFKPLGPYFIERFGTDSRTFASLITLIGAFSSIFQIVFGLYFDRRKRDGVYVLLLVLLEILLISILGFINSFSILIIIIFFIRLFNSAFHPVGASFAGRLNKGSHIAWFSVFGTFGAALGPIFITTYVNFFGLDKLYYVGIFSLLFLIIFYKKLWHYEKPEISEKRFPAFNEVIILLPVFLMVVLRGFIMDIFHTFVPIYVNLKGSSLVIGGATLSIGMIIGMFTNYYGSILREKIGIRIINLIGFLGMGIFGLLLLYMNSEFTRVLAFAAFDAFGFLTMSANLVEAQFLMPKNKSFASSVSMGFAWAIGNLISSGYSAIFGNNVSFVLSSVSIIAILLGIIYPIVYRKKKN